The following are from one region of the Hymenobacter radiodurans genome:
- a CDS encoding SusC/RagA family TonB-linked outer membrane protein, producing MKREWLLLCGTLLSLKGTDVFSAPSPASRDGAAWALASTIPEKAPRTPDLTITGTITDEKDQGLPGATVVVKGTTIGTGTDTQGKFTLTVPEANAGGTLVVSFVGYTSQEIPISGRTSISVQLRPDAQALSEVVVVGYGTQKREDVTGSVASVPTDRLEKIPVSNVAQALQGAVAGVTITAPSSVPGSQPNIQIRGVRSITAGTNPYLVVDGVPFPGNLNDINPNDIASIEILKDASSTAIYGTRGSNGVILVTTKRGKTGKPQIRYNGYGGPEYMVNNLHPLDGPAFSEKWQEFTRQRGINLTPVPNTGELANYEAGKTTDWMDLISQQGSIQNHNASISGGTEDVKYFVSGDYFKQRGIIKGYQFQRISLRTNIDANLTPWLRIGTSAFYSTSNDDGGRASLSLAQVLSPYGTPFNPDGTYTIFPQPPEQLVNNALLGLTTQREDRVNQLTGTGYAEVEPTFLEGLKYRVNGTYSYRPGRFANYAGRPAGDLRGTAQLINDERQNYTVENILFYNKSIGKHNFDLTALYSAQQNRYFTTSETATGFINDRIGFNSIGSGANAPTISSFNERRTLVSQMGRLNYNYDSRYLLTVTARRDGSSVFGADADKYAIFPSIALGWNIANEAFLKDQVAVSLLKLRFSYGTTGNEGINPYQTITGNALLQYAYGGVAATGLRADRIGNTRLKWEQTTSSNYAVDFGVLKNRITGTVEYYNAETEDLLLNRQIPIISGYGTILDNVGSVRNRGIEMSLTTANVQTPDFTWETTLNASGNRNKLLSLGYTDADDIGNRLFIGRSLGAVYDYVKTGVWQVGEDPAGLDPTAKPGDLKFEDLNGDGQITTLDRKYLGSTLPKWQGGITNTFTYKGLSLRVFIQTVQGVLKNNNNLNFLDLGGRLNVPREVGYWTPENQSQDRPGLSYINPRGYGFPTNGSFTRLKDLTLNYAFPAPLLDKLHLGTLSVYVSGRNIYTWTDWVGWDPEQTYTLGNGTGNIDNPVSLLTSSTNFSPTTSVNSGTAGQNPNFPTVRSFVFGLNIGLR from the coding sequence ATGAAACGAGAATGGCTACTCCTGTGCGGTACGCTCTTATCCCTCAAAGGGACGGACGTCTTCAGCGCCCCGAGCCCCGCTTCCCGAGACGGCGCCGCGTGGGCTCTCGCCTCTACCATCCCTGAAAAAGCCCCCCGCACTCCCGACCTGACCATTACCGGTACCATCACCGATGAGAAAGACCAGGGCCTGCCCGGCGCGACCGTAGTGGTGAAGGGCACCACCATTGGCACCGGCACCGATACCCAGGGCAAGTTCACGCTGACCGTGCCCGAGGCCAACGCCGGCGGCACCCTGGTGGTCAGCTTCGTGGGCTACACCTCTCAGGAAATACCTATCAGCGGCCGCACCAGCATCAGCGTGCAGCTCCGGCCCGATGCTCAGGCCCTAAGCGAAGTGGTGGTGGTAGGCTACGGCACCCAGAAGCGGGAGGATGTAACGGGCTCCGTGGCTTCCGTGCCCACGGACCGCCTGGAGAAAATTCCGGTCTCGAACGTGGCCCAGGCCCTGCAGGGCGCGGTAGCCGGCGTCACCATCACGGCGCCCTCGAGCGTGCCCGGCAGCCAGCCTAACATTCAGATTCGGGGGGTGCGCTCGATTACGGCCGGCACCAATCCTTACCTGGTGGTGGATGGGGTGCCGTTTCCGGGCAATCTCAACGACATCAACCCCAACGACATTGCCTCCATTGAGATTCTGAAAGATGCCTCCTCCACCGCCATCTACGGCACGCGGGGCTCCAACGGGGTCATTCTGGTGACCACCAAGCGCGGCAAAACCGGCAAGCCCCAGATTCGCTACAACGGCTACGGCGGCCCCGAGTACATGGTCAACAACCTCCACCCGCTCGACGGGCCGGCCTTCTCGGAGAAGTGGCAAGAGTTTACGCGCCAGCGGGGCATTAACCTTACGCCCGTGCCCAACACCGGGGAGCTGGCCAACTACGAGGCCGGCAAAACCACCGACTGGATGGATCTTATTTCTCAGCAGGGCTCCATTCAGAACCACAACGCCTCCATCTCGGGCGGCACCGAGGACGTGAAGTACTTCGTGTCGGGCGACTACTTCAAGCAGCGGGGCATCATCAAGGGCTACCAGTTTCAGCGCATCAGTCTGCGCACGAACATTGATGCCAACCTCACGCCCTGGCTGCGCATTGGCACTTCGGCCTTCTACTCCACTTCCAACGACGACGGCGGCCGCGCCAGCCTCAGCCTAGCCCAGGTGCTGAGTCCCTACGGCACGCCTTTCAACCCCGACGGCACCTACACCATCTTTCCCCAGCCCCCGGAGCAGCTGGTCAACAACGCTTTGCTGGGGCTGACCACCCAGCGTGAGGACCGCGTGAATCAGCTCACGGGCACGGGCTACGCCGAGGTGGAACCGACCTTTTTGGAAGGCTTGAAGTACCGGGTGAACGGCACCTACTCCTACCGGCCAGGCCGCTTCGCCAACTATGCTGGCCGGCCCGCCGGGGATTTGCGCGGCACCGCTCAGCTCATCAACGACGAGCGCCAGAACTACACGGTCGAGAACATCCTGTTTTACAACAAGAGCATCGGCAAGCATAACTTCGACCTGACGGCCCTCTATAGCGCCCAGCAGAACCGCTATTTCACGACCAGCGAAACGGCCACCGGCTTTATCAATGACCGGATCGGCTTCAACAGCATCGGCTCGGGTGCTAACGCGCCCACCATTAGCTCCTTCAACGAGCGGCGGACCCTGGTCTCGCAAATGGGCCGCCTGAACTACAACTACGACAGCCGCTACCTGCTCACGGTTACAGCTCGGCGCGACGGCTCCTCCGTGTTCGGGGCCGATGCCGACAAGTACGCCATCTTCCCCTCCATTGCCCTGGGTTGGAACATTGCTAACGAGGCTTTTTTGAAGGATCAGGTGGCAGTGAGTTTGCTGAAGCTGCGCTTTTCCTACGGCACTACGGGCAATGAGGGCATCAACCCCTACCAGACCATCACAGGCAACGCCCTGCTGCAGTACGCCTACGGGGGCGTAGCGGCCACGGGCCTGCGAGCCGACCGCATCGGCAACACCCGGCTGAAGTGGGAGCAAACCACCAGCAGCAACTACGCGGTGGACTTTGGCGTCCTGAAAAACCGCATCACGGGTACTGTGGAGTACTACAACGCCGAAACCGAGGACTTGCTCTTGAACCGGCAGATTCCGATTATCTCGGGCTACGGCACCATTCTCGACAACGTGGGCTCGGTGCGTAACCGGGGCATAGAAATGAGCTTGACCACGGCCAACGTACAGACCCCCGATTTCACCTGGGAAACAACCCTGAATGCCTCGGGCAATCGCAACAAGCTCCTGAGCCTGGGCTACACTGATGCCGACGACATCGGCAACCGCCTCTTCATCGGCCGCTCCCTGGGAGCCGTGTATGACTACGTGAAAACCGGCGTGTGGCAGGTGGGCGAAGACCCGGCCGGCCTGGACCCGACTGCCAAGCCCGGCGACCTCAAGTTTGAGGATCTCAACGGCGACGGGCAAATCACGACCCTGGACCGCAAGTACCTGGGCTCGACCCTGCCCAAATGGCAAGGCGGTATCACCAACACTTTCACATACAAGGGCTTGAGCTTGCGGGTGTTTATTCAGACCGTGCAGGGCGTGCTCAAAAACAACAACAACCTGAACTTCCTGGACTTGGGCGGCCGCCTGAACGTGCCGCGCGAGGTCGGCTACTGGACGCCCGAAAACCAGAGTCAGGACCGGCCCGGCCTGAGCTACATCAACCCCCGCGGCTACGGCTTCCCTACCAACGGCAGCTTCACCCGCCTAAAGGATCTGACCCTGAACTATGCTTTCCCGGCCCCGTTGCTGGATAAGCTGCACCTGGGCACCCTGTCGGTGTACGTGAGCGGGCGCAACATTTATACCTGGACCGACTGGGTGGGCTGGGACCCTGAGCAGACTTACACGTTGGGCAACGGCACGGGCAATATCGACAACCCCGTCAGCCTGCTCACTTCCTCCACCAACTTCAGCCCCACCACGAGCGTCAACAGCGGCACCGCGGGCCAAAACCCCAACTTCCCGACCGTGCGCTCCTTCGTGTTTGGGCTCAACATTGGGTTGCGCTAA
- a CDS encoding family 43 glycosylhydrolase — MRHFILLLLCCWAGAPSLAQRAPTDTLHAPPTALPGLFADPHIAAFGTTYYLYPTTDGIPGWGAFSFTCWSSKDLVTWKNEGVILDLPRDLTWASKNAWAPAIAEKNGKFYYYYSAAQSIGVAVADKPTGPFKDPLGKPLIAKAQFKGQMIDPMVLMDDDGSAYLYFGQGQGHVVKLNPDMISFDPAAVVDFKPPGYNEGAFAFKRQGQYYLMWSEYDTRDPRYSVAYATASSPMGPFTKAAQNPVLKGRGVVKGAGHHSVLQVPGTDQWVIAYHRFRIPDGNGFNRETCISPLRFDAQGHILPVNVFEPVDKTVIRKKPPRK, encoded by the coding sequence ATGCGCCATTTCATTCTGCTTCTGCTGTGCTGCTGGGCCGGCGCGCCCAGCCTCGCGCAACGGGCACCGACCGACACCCTGCACGCCCCGCCCACCGCGCTGCCTGGCTTATTCGCCGACCCGCATATTGCCGCGTTTGGCACCACCTATTACCTGTACCCCACCACCGACGGTATTCCGGGCTGGGGGGCTTTTTCGTTTACGTGCTGGTCCTCGAAGGACTTGGTAACGTGGAAAAACGAGGGAGTGATTCTGGACTTGCCCCGCGACCTGACCTGGGCCTCCAAAAATGCTTGGGCGCCGGCCATCGCCGAAAAGAACGGCAAGTTTTACTATTACTATTCCGCCGCCCAGAGCATTGGCGTGGCCGTGGCCGATAAGCCCACGGGTCCCTTCAAGGACCCCCTCGGCAAGCCCCTGATTGCCAAAGCTCAATTCAAGGGCCAGATGATTGACCCGATGGTGCTGATGGATGACGACGGCTCGGCGTATCTGTATTTCGGGCAGGGCCAGGGGCATGTGGTGAAGCTCAACCCCGACATGATTTCCTTTGACCCGGCGGCCGTCGTCGACTTCAAGCCGCCGGGCTACAACGAGGGTGCTTTCGCCTTCAAGCGCCAGGGCCAATACTACCTCATGTGGAGCGAGTACGACACCCGCGACCCGCGCTATTCCGTGGCCTACGCCACGGCCAGCTCGCCCATGGGGCCGTTCACCAAGGCCGCGCAAAATCCGGTGCTGAAGGGCCGGGGCGTGGTGAAAGGCGCAGGTCATCACTCCGTACTGCAAGTGCCCGGCACCGACCAGTGGGTGATTGCCTACCACCGCTTCCGCATTCCGGACGGCAATGGCTTCAACCGCGAAACCTGTATTTCGCCCCTGCGCTTCGATGCCCAAGGGCATATCTTGCCAGTTAATGTGTTTGAGCCCGTGGACAAAACGGTAATTCGGAAAAAGCCCCCCAGAAAATAA
- a CDS encoding RagB/SusD family nutrient uptake outer membrane protein — protein MKRFTIALTALLITSQLVSSCKDEYLEENPASLYTPQTVLVDSLGFESAMAGLQSVVREQYTRSDEQGLLGMMQLGTDVAIPGQVQGAEIPYYNYGLLNAQDQASAVMWSWAYRTINNANQIIQAAETAPATLRQGYKNRISGEARFFRAYAYNFLATLWGDVPLIEQAITAPRTDFTRTPVAEVNAFIINDLTTAIPNMFIASRAASGRITRGAAQHLLGEVYLRAGQPALAEKVLQELISSGQYRLITARYGVRASAPGDYFADMFIIGNQRRSQGNTELIWGIEQQLLVPGGTTSAQQRRMWVPAYYNIRGMALADSLGAVDWAAYA, from the coding sequence ATGAAACGTTTTACGATAGCTCTTACGGCTTTACTCATTACTTCTCAGCTGGTTAGCTCGTGTAAAGATGAGTACCTGGAGGAAAATCCGGCCTCCCTCTATACTCCCCAAACGGTGCTCGTGGACTCCCTGGGCTTTGAGTCGGCCATGGCCGGCCTGCAGTCGGTGGTGCGCGAGCAGTACACCCGCTCCGATGAGCAGGGTTTGCTGGGCATGATGCAGCTGGGTACCGACGTGGCCATTCCCGGCCAGGTGCAGGGCGCGGAAATTCCCTACTACAACTACGGGCTGCTCAACGCCCAGGACCAGGCCAGCGCCGTGATGTGGAGCTGGGCTTACCGCACCATCAACAACGCCAACCAGATTATTCAGGCCGCGGAAACGGCCCCGGCCACCCTCCGCCAGGGCTACAAAAACCGGATCAGCGGCGAGGCGCGCTTCTTCCGGGCCTACGCCTACAACTTCCTGGCGACTCTCTGGGGCGACGTGCCGCTGATTGAGCAGGCCATCACGGCCCCGCGCACGGACTTCACCCGGACGCCGGTGGCCGAGGTCAACGCCTTTATCATCAACGACTTGACCACGGCCATTCCCAACATGTTTATTGCCAGCCGGGCCGCCTCCGGCCGTATCACCCGGGGCGCGGCCCAGCACTTGCTCGGCGAGGTTTACCTGCGCGCGGGCCAGCCCGCGCTGGCCGAGAAAGTATTGCAAGAGCTCATTAGCAGCGGGCAGTACCGGCTCATCACGGCCCGCTACGGGGTGCGGGCCAGTGCGCCCGGCGACTACTTTGCCGACATGTTCATCATCGGCAACCAGCGCCGCAGCCAGGGCAACACGGAGCTGATCTGGGGCATTGAGCAGCAGCTGCTCGTGCCCGGGGGCACCACCAGTGCCCAGCAGCGCCGCATGTGGGTGCCCGCTTACTACAACATCCGGGGCATGGCCCTGGCCGACTCCTTGGGGGCCGTGGACTGGGCCGCCTACGCCTGA
- a CDS encoding glycoside hydrolase family 35 protein: MRKHLLRALLLGALTLAAASTYAQTPKHTFTLGDESFLLDGKPFQMISGELHYPRIPREAWRHRIRMAKAMGLNTIGTYVFWNAHEPEPGKYDFAGNHDIAAFVKIAQEEGMWVVLRPSPYVCAEWEFGGYPYWLQKDKSLVVRSKDPNYLAAYGRYLKEVAKQLAPLQVNHGGPVLMVQVENEYGFYASDKDYLALNRKMFEQAGFDGLLYTCDPAEKVKEGHLPGLLPAVNGLDKPQQVKQLVRTYHGGKGPFYIAEWYPAWFDWWGTPHHTVAAEKYAPRLDSVLAAGISINMYMFHGGTTRGFMNGANYKGEGTRFEPQISSYDYDAPLDEAGNATPKFLSFRSVIEKHLPKGTTLPPVPAAKPAMRIPTISLNKVTTLTAALPKAVVSPKPQTFEDLNQDYGFVLYRTQVPGGRRGTLKIKDLRDYGVVLVNGQRVATLDRRLEQDQVELNLPPGSVTLEILVENLGRLNFGPFLNQNRKGITEQVTFAGTELTGWQHFRLPFNDISIVAQAPAAKSAAPGNGPVLRRGSFTLDKTADTYFDMSQWGKGCVWINGRHLGRYWEIGPQQTLYVPAEWLKKGANEVVVLELLKPQQATLSGVEKPILDVVRATGTTPKPN, from the coding sequence ATGCGTAAGCACCTTCTGCGGGCTTTGCTGCTAGGAGCGCTGACTTTAGCCGCGGCTTCCACTTATGCGCAAACGCCCAAGCACACCTTTACGCTGGGCGACGAGAGCTTCCTGCTCGATGGCAAGCCATTTCAGATGATTTCCGGCGAGCTGCACTACCCGCGCATTCCGCGGGAAGCGTGGCGCCACCGCATCCGCATGGCCAAGGCTATGGGCCTGAATACCATTGGTACCTACGTGTTCTGGAACGCCCACGAACCCGAGCCCGGCAAGTACGACTTTGCGGGTAATCATGACATTGCCGCCTTTGTGAAGATTGCCCAGGAAGAGGGCATGTGGGTGGTGCTGCGGCCCAGCCCCTACGTGTGCGCGGAGTGGGAGTTTGGTGGCTATCCGTACTGGCTGCAGAAGGATAAAAGCCTCGTGGTCCGCAGCAAAGACCCCAACTACCTGGCCGCCTATGGCCGCTACCTGAAGGAAGTAGCCAAGCAATTAGCCCCTTTGCAAGTAAACCACGGCGGCCCAGTGCTGATGGTACAGGTGGAAAATGAGTACGGTTTTTACGCCAGCGACAAGGACTACCTAGCCCTGAACCGCAAGATGTTCGAGCAGGCGGGCTTTGATGGCCTGCTTTACACCTGCGACCCGGCCGAGAAAGTAAAAGAAGGTCACTTGCCCGGTTTGCTGCCCGCCGTGAACGGACTGGACAAGCCCCAGCAAGTCAAGCAGTTGGTGCGCACGTATCATGGCGGGAAGGGCCCATTCTATATTGCCGAGTGGTACCCGGCGTGGTTTGACTGGTGGGGCACGCCCCATCACACGGTGGCAGCCGAAAAATATGCTCCCCGCCTCGACTCGGTGCTGGCGGCCGGCATCTCTATCAACATGTACATGTTTCATGGGGGCACCACCCGCGGCTTTATGAACGGCGCTAACTACAAAGGCGAAGGCACCCGCTTCGAGCCCCAGATCAGCAGCTACGATTACGACGCGCCCCTCGATGAGGCCGGCAACGCCACGCCCAAGTTCCTGTCGTTCCGCAGCGTTATTGAAAAGCACCTGCCGAAAGGCACAACGCTGCCCCCAGTGCCCGCAGCCAAGCCCGCAATGCGCATTCCAACAATCAGCCTGAATAAGGTAACTACCCTGACGGCGGCGCTGCCCAAGGCCGTGGTTAGCCCAAAGCCCCAGACCTTTGAGGACCTGAACCAGGATTACGGCTTCGTGCTGTATCGCACCCAGGTGCCCGGTGGTCGCAGGGGCACGTTAAAAATTAAGGATCTGCGCGATTACGGCGTCGTGCTGGTGAACGGGCAGCGCGTGGCTACCCTAGATCGCCGCCTAGAGCAGGATCAGGTGGAGCTAAATTTGCCCCCCGGCAGCGTGACGCTGGAGATTTTGGTCGAAAACCTGGGCCGCCTCAACTTCGGTCCCTTTCTGAATCAGAACCGCAAGGGCATCACCGAGCAGGTCACTTTCGCGGGCACAGAACTCACTGGCTGGCAGCATTTCCGCCTGCCGTTCAACGATATCTCCATCGTCGCTCAGGCCCCGGCGGCTAAGTCGGCTGCGCCGGGAAATGGACCCGTATTGCGCCGCGGCTCATTTACCCTGGACAAAACCGCGGACACCTACTTTGATATGAGTCAGTGGGGGAAGGGGTGCGTATGGATCAACGGCCGCCACCTGGGCCGCTACTGGGAAATTGGTCCCCAGCAAACCCTGTACGTGCCCGCCGAGTGGCTGAAAAAAGGCGCGAATGAAGTGGTGGTGCTGGAGTTATTGAAGCCCCAGCAGGCCACGCTGAGCGGCGTGGAGAAACCTATTCTTGATGTAGTGCGGGCGACGGGGACCACGCCGAAACCCAACTAA
- a CDS encoding glycoside hydrolase family 88/105 protein — translation MPPYKHLLSAAFLAIVTGLLSAGCATSNTHAKAAQPQKEEVVALITKVNDHWQATHPPQVWSFWDAAAYQTGNMAAYAVTKNEKYRQYAEAWAEHNQWKGATSDDKATWKYKYGETADHVLFGDWQICFQTYIDLYNLKPEPRRIARAREVMEYEMSTDRSDYWWWADGLYMVMPVMTKLYKVTNNPQYLTKLHEYFSYANSIMHDPEMGLYYRDAKYVYPQHKSVNGKKDFWARGDGWVLAGLAKVLQDLPPDDPHRADYLSKYRGLAAAIKQAQRPEGYWTRSLLDPEHAPGPETSGTAFYTYGLLWGINHGVLDKKDYLPTVQRAWHYLTTTALQPDGTVGYVQPIGEKAIPGQVVDQNSTTNFGVGAFLLAASEMYHYLDKN, via the coding sequence ATGCCCCCCTACAAACACTTGCTAAGTGCCGCCTTCCTGGCCATTGTAACGGGGCTGCTAAGTGCCGGCTGCGCCACTTCCAACACCCATGCGAAAGCGGCCCAGCCTCAGAAAGAGGAGGTGGTGGCTCTCATCACGAAAGTAAACGACCACTGGCAGGCCACGCATCCGCCCCAGGTGTGGTCGTTCTGGGACGCGGCTGCCTACCAAACGGGCAACATGGCGGCTTACGCCGTGACCAAAAATGAGAAGTACCGCCAGTACGCCGAAGCCTGGGCCGAGCACAATCAGTGGAAAGGCGCTACCTCCGACGACAAGGCTACCTGGAAATATAAGTACGGCGAAACAGCGGACCATGTGCTGTTTGGCGACTGGCAGATCTGCTTTCAGACATACATCGACCTATATAACCTAAAGCCTGAACCTCGGCGCATCGCTCGGGCCCGGGAGGTGATGGAGTACGAGATGAGCACCGACCGTTCCGACTACTGGTGGTGGGCCGACGGACTCTACATGGTGATGCCGGTGATGACCAAGCTTTATAAAGTGACCAATAATCCGCAGTATCTGACGAAGCTGCACGAGTACTTCAGCTACGCCAACAGCATCATGCACGATCCCGAAATGGGGCTTTATTACCGCGACGCCAAGTACGTGTACCCCCAGCACAAGTCGGTGAACGGCAAAAAGGACTTCTGGGCCCGCGGCGACGGCTGGGTGCTGGCGGGCCTGGCCAAGGTGCTCCAGGATTTGCCCCCCGATGATCCGCACCGCGCCGACTACCTAAGCAAGTATCGTGGCCTCGCTGCGGCCATCAAACAGGCCCAGCGGCCCGAAGGCTACTGGACGCGCAGCCTGCTCGACCCGGAGCACGCGCCCGGCCCCGAAACCAGCGGCACGGCCTTCTACACCTACGGTCTGCTCTGGGGCATCAACCACGGCGTGCTGGATAAAAAGGACTACTTGCCCACCGTGCAGCGCGCCTGGCACTACCTCACCACCACAGCTTTGCAACCCGACGGCACCGTGGGCTACGTGCAGCCTATTGGCGAGAAAGCCATCCCCGGCCAGGTAGTCGACCAGAACTCGACGACCAATTTTGGGGTGGGAGCATTCCTGCTAGCCGCCAGCGAGATGTACCACTATCTGGATAAAAATTAA
- a CDS encoding BNR repeat-containing protein, translated as MKDLLRARGRWLPFLFLLSGLYLESSLPVAAQTPVGLGWAKNNVNGAIFRKNSVVSHQREQYTVYYDSLGYVVLAKRRLPAGPWQVQRTHYQGKVQDAHNVISLMVDGAGYLHLSFDHHGNPLRYCRSVRPGSLELTPLLPMVGRGEQNVTYPEFHRFPSGDLLFLYRDGSSGNGNLVLNRYSPRTQRWTRVHDVLINGEGQRNAYWQACIDPRGAIHVSWVWRESPNVASNHDMAYARSLDGGLTWQKSTGEAYQLPITAATAEYAARIPQNSELINQTSITTDAAGIPYIATYWRPAGTQVPQYHLIYLDGQQWRTAQVGQRTTPFSLSGVGTKKIPISRPQLLVATRQGTTAAYLLFRDVERQDRAAVAQCADLRQNQWTITDLTTTSVGNWEPSYDTEEWRRQGILHLFVQRTGQGDGETLENLPAQPVTILEWQPPTRRGAK; from the coding sequence ATGAAGGACTTACTTCGTGCCCGGGGCCGGTGGCTCCCCTTTCTGTTTCTGCTCAGCGGCCTCTATCTAGAAAGCTCCCTTCCAGTTGCTGCCCAGACGCCCGTGGGCTTGGGCTGGGCAAAAAACAACGTCAACGGGGCCATTTTTCGTAAAAACTCCGTCGTGAGTCACCAACGAGAGCAGTACACGGTCTACTACGATTCCCTAGGCTATGTGGTGCTGGCCAAGCGCCGCCTGCCCGCCGGACCCTGGCAGGTGCAGCGCACGCATTACCAAGGCAAGGTGCAGGATGCCCACAATGTCATTAGCCTGATGGTGGATGGGGCCGGCTACCTGCATCTGTCCTTCGACCACCACGGCAATCCTCTGCGCTATTGCCGCAGCGTGCGGCCCGGCTCCCTGGAACTCACGCCCTTGCTGCCCATGGTTGGGAGGGGAGAGCAAAACGTGACTTATCCTGAGTTTCACCGCTTTCCCAGTGGCGACCTGCTCTTTCTCTACCGCGATGGTAGCTCCGGCAACGGCAACCTTGTGCTCAACCGCTACAGCCCCCGGACGCAGCGTTGGACGCGCGTACACGATGTGCTCATTAATGGGGAAGGCCAGCGCAATGCCTACTGGCAGGCCTGCATCGACCCGCGGGGGGCAATTCATGTGTCGTGGGTGTGGCGCGAGTCGCCCAACGTGGCCTCCAACCACGATATGGCCTATGCCCGCTCTCTGGATGGCGGCCTGACCTGGCAGAAAAGCACCGGCGAAGCGTACCAGCTGCCCATCACCGCCGCCACCGCCGAATACGCCGCCCGCATTCCCCAAAACAGTGAGCTCATTAACCAAACTTCTATCACTACCGACGCGGCCGGCATACCCTACATTGCCACGTACTGGCGGCCCGCCGGTACCCAAGTGCCCCAGTATCACCTCATTTACTTGGATGGCCAGCAGTGGCGCACGGCGCAGGTAGGGCAGCGCACCACGCCCTTTAGCCTGAGCGGGGTAGGTACCAAGAAAATCCCGATTTCGCGCCCTCAGCTGCTAGTGGCAACAAGGCAGGGCACCACGGCGGCCTACCTGCTCTTCCGAGACGTGGAGCGCCAGGACCGCGCCGCCGTGGCCCAGTGCGCTGATCTGCGGCAAAACCAGTGGACTATCACTGACCTAACCACTACCTCCGTAGGCAATTGGGAGCCGAGCTATGATACCGAAGAGTGGCGCCGCCAAGGCATTCTGCACCTGTTCGTGCAGCGCACGGGCCAGGGGGACGGCGAGACCCTGGAAAACCTGCCGGCTCAGCCCGTTACCATTCTTGAGTGGCAGCCTCCGACCCGCCGGGGGGCAAAATAA
- a CDS encoding amidohydrolase family protein yields the protein MSGSLRPAGGQNNWLRSRDHPGQGSGELTGVKLYQGKAELGHFRTQGGNRTRAHTGKAIVTMPPEVIRAATAAAHTQGKPVFAHPTDNTGVAAAVTGGVDVLVHVAPEDRKNWSPALIKALRAQHVALIPTLKLYHWELERTGHAPANHPLLLTAVEQLLTYAAAGGKFCSGRTWALCRTTPRPRSISCWPRPGCRLRRFWPR from the coding sequence TTGAGTGGCAGCCTCCGACCCGCCGGGGGGCAAAATAATTGGCTCCGCAGCCGCGACCATCCCGGGCAAGGCAGCGGTGAACTCACCGGCGTAAAGCTCTACCAAGGGAAGGCAGAACTTGGCCATTTTCGGACGCAAGGCGGAAACCGTACGCGGGCACACACGGGCAAAGCTATTGTGACCATGCCGCCGGAAGTGATCCGGGCGGCGACGGCCGCGGCCCACACGCAAGGAAAGCCCGTGTTTGCTCACCCCACCGACAATACGGGGGTAGCTGCAGCCGTCACCGGCGGGGTAGACGTGCTGGTGCACGTTGCGCCCGAAGATCGGAAGAACTGGTCCCCCGCCCTCATTAAAGCCCTGCGCGCGCAGCACGTAGCCCTAATTCCTACGCTTAAGCTCTACCACTGGGAATTAGAGCGCACCGGCCACGCCCCGGCGAACCATCCCTTGTTGCTCACGGCGGTGGAGCAGTTGCTTACGTACGCCGCCGCTGGGGGTAAATTCTGTTCGGGACGGACGTGGGCTTTATGTCGGACTACTCCCCGGCCCAGGAGTATAAGCTGCTGGCCCAGGCCGGGCTGTCGTTTGCGCAGATTCTGGCCGCGTTAA
- a CDS encoding amidohydrolase family protein, which yields MSDYSPAQEYKLLAQAGLSFAQILAALTTNPAQRFGLSQQTGTIAVGKQADLVLLTADPAVNIEHLT from the coding sequence ATGTCGGACTACTCCCCGGCCCAGGAGTATAAGCTGCTGGCCCAGGCCGGGCTGTCGTTTGCGCAGATTCTGGCCGCGTTAACCACCAACCCCGCCCAGCGCTTTGGGCTAAGCCAGCAAACCGGTACCATTGCCGTGGGCAAACAGGCGGATCTGGTGCTGCTGACGGCAGACCCGGCCGTTAACATCGAGCACCTGACGTAG
- a CDS encoding RagB/SusD family nutrient uptake outer membrane protein has product MRNSKYNLKRRFYYNDPAQTALFGRPVTGLRGSDTIFNITPYTTKWNQFDPSDTFGFGTIKDLTMMRLGETYLLLAEAQFKQGNTAGAAASLNVLRTRARAAQVTPGQVNLNLILDERARELIGEEQRRLTLVRTGTLIERTQRLNGASVTGLTAKNVLLPIPQTSIVLNSDAQLAQNPGY; this is encoded by the coding sequence ATGCGCAACTCCAAGTACAACCTCAAGCGCCGGTTTTACTACAACGACCCGGCTCAGACGGCTCTCTTTGGTCGGCCCGTCACGGGCCTGCGGGGCTCGGATACCATCTTCAACATCACGCCCTACACCACCAAGTGGAATCAGTTTGACCCCAGTGACACCTTCGGCTTTGGCACCATCAAGGACCTGACTATGATGCGCCTGGGTGAAACCTACCTGCTGCTGGCCGAGGCGCAATTTAAGCAGGGCAACACGGCCGGGGCCGCCGCCAGCCTCAACGTGCTGCGCACCCGGGCCCGCGCCGCCCAGGTCACGCCCGGCCAGGTGAATCTCAACCTCATCCTGGATGAGCGGGCCCGCGAGCTGATCGGCGAGGAGCAGCGCCGCCTGACCCTAGTGCGCACGGGCACCCTAATTGAGCGCACGCAGCGCCTGAACGGGGCCTCCGTCACTGGCCTGACGGCCAAGAATGTGCTGCTGCCCATCCCTCAGACCTCCATTGTCTTGAACAGCGACGCCCAGCTCGCCCAAAACCCCGGCTACTAA